Below is a window of Halarcobacter anaerophilus DNA.
CGCATCAATAGCCATTTGTTTACCGGGCATTGAATCAAGAGTAAATCTTGCAGTTACTTCCGCAACTCTGGTTGCCCCTTTTGTTACAACCATAAAGTTGATTAAAACCAAAATGATAAATACGATAATACCGATTACCATATTACCGCCCACAACAAATTCACCGAAAGCTGAGATAATAGAACTTACGGCTTCGGGACCGTTATGTCCTTCACTTAAAATTGATCTTGTAGTAGCAATATTTAAAGATAATCTAAACAGAGCCAAAATCAGTATTATTGTAGGAAAAGTAGTTAAATCCGAGGGTCTTTGAATATATAAAGAGATAAGTAAAATCAAAAGAGACAAAGATAAAGAGATAACTAAAAAAAAGTCTAAAGCTCCTTTTGGTAAAGGAATAATAATAATCATTAAAATTGCAACAAAAAGTGCAACTACAAAGAGGTCTTTTGATAAAAATCTTTTTAAGTTCATCTACTATTTTATACTTATTTAATAAATTTTTTTAAAGATGATTTATCTGTTTTTTTAAGAGGCAATCTCTTTTTTATATATGAAAAAGAAGTATTTACAGTTGTTTGTATCATTTAAATACCTCCTTGAATTTTGCAACAATTTCATTGAAATTATATTGCTCTTTCATACTTTGAGTTAAGAAATTTCTTATTTTATCTTTTTTTGCAAGGGCATCATCTAATTCAGCATCCATTCCGGGTTTGTATGCACCAACTCTTACTAAAACTTCATTCTCTTTAATTAGAGATAATATCCTTTTTAGCTTTAAAAAATCATTATAATGATCTTCCGAAACGACTTTGTCCATTACCCTTGAAGCTGATTTTAAGATATTAATAGGAGGATAAAATCCTTGTTCGGTTAAATCTCTTGTTAAGACAATATGTCCATCCAAAATAGACCTGCTTTGATCTGCAATTGGATCATTCATATCATCTCCGTCAACCAATACCGTAAAAAAAGCAGTAATTGAACCTTTTGCATTATTTCCCGCTCTCTCCATAAGTTGCGGTAAAAGAGCAAAAACAGAAGGTGGATATCCACGGCTAACAGGCGGTTCTCCCGTACTAAGTCCTATCTCCCTTTGTGCCATTGCAAATCTTGTAACGGAATCCATCATTAAAAGTACATCATGCCCTTTGTCTCTGAAAAACTCGGCTATTGCCATTGCAGTAAAAGCTCCGTATTTTCTCATTAGAGCAGATTCGTCGGAGGTAGCCGCAACAATAATCGTATTTTCCAAATCATCATTTAAATTATAATGAATAAATTCAGGAATTTCTCTTCCTCTTTCCCCTATTAGAGCAACGACTTTTATCTGGGCTTCACAACCTTTTACTATCATTCCCATTAATGTCGATTTTCCGACACCGGAACCGGCAAAAATACCCATTTTCTGCCCTTTTCCTGCCGTTAGCATTGAATCAATGGCTTTTACTCCAGTAGAAAATCTTTCATCTATTATTCCTCTTTCTAATGCGGGCATTGAAAGTTTGTTTATAGCAGAACTCTCTTCTAAATCTCTTATTTTCCCTTTTTCATCTATTGGTTCACCCAAAGCATTGATAACTCTTCCTAAAAGTCCGTAACCCGCTTTTACGGATAAACCCTCTTTTTGTAAATATACTTTATCTTGAATTCTAAATCCGTCAATAAAAGAGAAAGGAACAATCGTAAAAGATCCCGATTCTATTGAAGCTACCATTCCTAATACTGTATAAAGGTGAGATTGAGACTCTATTTTTACGATGTCTCCTACTGCTACTTCGATACCTTTTGCTTTTATCGTGGTTGAAGAGATATGAATAATTCTTCCAAAAGGGACAAATAAGTTTGTTGAATCTATGCTGTTTAAAATTGAATCTATATCCATCTACATCTCATCACACATTTTTTTATAAAGGCTATCTTTAGTACCTTCTATCTCTTTACATTTATTAATAAATTCATCTCTTTTAATAGAGTTGTCAAAAGATTCGTAAAGTTTGATAATTTCATAATAAGTTTGAGCCAAATCATTGGGTTTTATTCTTCTTGAATAATCTAAAGCATCTAAAAGAAGTTCTAAAGCTCTTTGATTATTATTATTTGTCTGCTCAACTTTTGCAAGTTCAAGCTCGACAAAAGGTGAATAAACATAAGCATTTAACTCTTTTTGTTTTGTATATAGTTTTTTTAAAATATCTTCTGCTTGGGTTTTTAAATCTTTTTTTACCAAATAGAGATAATAGTTATAATAAAAATCTATTATAACAGGATTAGTTAGATTATCTTCAATATATTTAGGATTTTTATTTGCATAATCAAAATATCTATCAAGAGCCGCAGCATCATTTTTTTCATGTAAAATTAAGAATCTATATAAAAACTCTTTACTTAAAACTTTTTTATCATCGACCATATCAACTTTTGAAGAGAAATTCTGTGCATCATCATATCTTTTTAGAGCTAAAGCCATTCTCTCTAAGTAGAGATAAATATTCGGATCTCTGTCATTGTTAAAAGTATTTACAACTTGGGAATAAGATTTTTGGCTTGGAACTTCAATCAAACACTCAAAAAAGTCATCTTTTGTTTTTGGGTCTTTGATTAATAGTTCAAAGGTCTCTTCTCTTGCGGTTTTCAAAGCATCATCAAGAAGAAAACATTTACCTGTTTTAAGGTAACTCTTAATTAAATCTATATTTACCTCATCAAAAATTGCTTCAATAGATTCATAACCGAATCTTTGAGCTATACTATTTGATATCTTTCTATAGATTCTTTTTGATTTTAGTATTAACTCATACTTTTTTTTAATTTTATTATTTAAAAGCTCTTGAAGCAAAACTTTTTGCTGCATTGATTCCGAGGATTGATATTTTGTTGCTAAAACAGCAGGTTCAACCAGACCTTGTCTCATTATTATTTCATCTAAATACATTTTTGATTTTTCAAAATATATTCCTCTTGGATAATCATTTATAATATCTTTATACAACTCTTTTGCTTTTAAAAGATATTTATCTGTACCGTCATACATATCCATATAAGTATTTGCCAATTTATATTTAAAATCTTCAATAGCACTTGGTTTATCAGTTATTTTCAGTAATTCCTGTAATATTTCGACAGCAAACTCCGGCATTCCAACCTTTGTCAGTTTATCAACTTTTTCTAATGCCAAAAAAGAGTCTTGTGAATAATAATCTATATTCTTCTTCAAAACTTTTGAAATAAGATCATAAGCTTTTTCTCTTTGTCCGTCTAAAATATATACATCAAAAAGTTCATCTGCTACAAGAGTTGCAACCAACATATCCGTTGTTTCCGTTAAAATTTTGTATAAAACGTTAATTGCTTTTGTATAATCTCTTTGATATTTATAAATTTTTGCTAAATATATTTTCCCGTAGGCTTTTATTACCGGATTATCGAAATTGTTGATAATGATATTAGCAAAATATATGGCATCATCTGCTTTGTTTATATTCAATTTCAATTCTATTAGAACCATATAAGCTCTTGCTAAATCTTCTTCATGAATTTTAGAATCATTTATAGCATTTTCCAGCTCTTTTGCTGATTGCAAAATAAGTCTTTTTGATTTTTTCTTTAAAGATAGTTCTGCATACAAAATTATTAAATCAGATTCCAAAAGATTTATTTTATTTACTCTTTTAAAAGCCTCTATTTGAGAAAAAGCTTCATCTACTTTTCCCTCTTTTGAAATTTTTCTTGCGTGATTTATTATCTCAAAGCCATCGGCTATCTCTTGTTTTTTCTCTTCTGATATTTGATTTCCCGAAGAGTTTATAAAGCTAAAATAGAAATCTTTTTTTGCTTCTAAAAAGGAGATTAGTAAAAACAATGATATTAAAAATTTCAAAACTTACCTTTTTTTGTTTTTTAGCTCATATACATAAGAGAATATTTCAGCCATTGCTTTATAAAATTCACCGGGTATCTCTTGATCCACTTCGATCTGGGCATATATTGACCTTGCAAGTGATGGATTTTCTATAATAGGAATACTGTTATCTCTTGCAATATCTTTTATTTTTAAAGCGATAAAATCAATCCCTTTAGCTACTACTTTCGGTGCATTATCAACTTGATTGTCATACTTTAATGCAACTGCATAATGTGTAGGATTGGTAATAACTACATCTGCTTCAGGTACATCCGACATCATTCTTTTCATTGCCATTTGCATCTGAATTCTACGGATTCGACCCTTTACTTGAGGATCCCCTTCCATATTTTTAAATTCATCTTTTATTTCTTGTTTACTCATTCTAAGTGATTTGAAGAAATAATACCTCGTAAAATAAAAATCAATTATAGCAAAAATTATTATAATAAGAAGTATAGCTGCCAAAAAGTACCCTGTTAATGTTATTATTGTATATATCGTAGCATGCAACTCTTTATCCATCATCGCCAAAAATGCTTTATACGTAAGCATAAAAACAACACACATAACCGCAAAAATAATAATTAATTTAAGTGTTAATTTTAAAGCTTCTAAAGCTTTTTTAAGTCCAAAAACTCCTTTTAAACCCTTTATAGGATCTAATTTTTGCAAATCAAGTTTCAAAGGAGTTGCTAAAAATCCAAATTGACTCCAGTTTGTCACAAGGGCTAAAATGATAACCAAAGAAAAAAGAGGAAGCAAAGCAATTATCAAAGTTATAACTGTAGTATACCCCAAAGAGTAAAAAGTGTTTCCACTCATATCTTGA
It encodes the following:
- the fliI gene encoding flagellar protein export ATPase FliI; the encoded protein is MDIDSILNSIDSTNLFVPFGRIIHISSTTIKAKGIEVAVGDIVKIESQSHLYTVLGMVASIESGSFTIVPFSFIDGFRIQDKVYLQKEGLSVKAGYGLLGRVINALGEPIDEKGKIRDLEESSAINKLSMPALERGIIDERFSTGVKAIDSMLTAGKGQKMGIFAGSGVGKSTLMGMIVKGCEAQIKVVALIGERGREIPEFIHYNLNDDLENTIIVAATSDESALMRKYGAFTAMAIAEFFRDKGHDVLLMMDSVTRFAMAQREIGLSTGEPPVSRGYPPSVFALLPQLMERAGNNAKGSITAFFTVLVDGDDMNDPIADQSRSILDGHIVLTRDLTEQGFYPPINILKSASRVMDKVVSEDHYNDFLKLKRILSLIKENEVLVRVGAYKPGMDAELDDALAKKDKIRNFLTQSMKEQYNFNEIVAKFKEVFK
- a CDS encoding tetratricopeptide repeat protein, which produces MKFLISLFLLISFLEAKKDFYFSFINSSGNQISEEKKQEIADGFEIINHARKISKEGKVDEAFSQIEAFKRVNKINLLESDLIILYAELSLKKKSKRLILQSAKELENAINDSKIHEEDLARAYMVLIELKLNINKADDAIYFANIIINNFDNPVIKAYGKIYLAKIYKYQRDYTKAINVLYKILTETTDMLVATLVADELFDVYILDGQREKAYDLISKVLKKNIDYYSQDSFLALEKVDKLTKVGMPEFAVEILQELLKITDKPSAIEDFKYKLANTYMDMYDGTDKYLLKAKELYKDIINDYPRGIYFEKSKMYLDEIIMRQGLVEPAVLATKYQSSESMQQKVLLQELLNNKIKKKYELILKSKRIYRKISNSIAQRFGYESIEAIFDEVNIDLIKSYLKTGKCFLLDDALKTAREETFELLIKDPKTKDDFFECLIEVPSQKSYSQVVNTFNNDRDPNIYLYLERMALALKRYDDAQNFSSKVDMVDDKKVLSKEFLYRFLILHEKNDAAALDRYFDYANKNPKYIEDNLTNPVIIDFYYNYYLYLVKKDLKTQAEDILKKLYTKQKELNAYVYSPFVELELAKVEQTNNNNQRALELLLDALDYSRRIKPNDLAQTYYEIIKLYESFDNSIKRDEFINKCKEIEGTKDSLYKKMCDEM
- the flhB gene encoding flagellar biosynthesis protein FlhB, translated to MADEEEKTEEPTSKKIEDAKKEGNVPKSMEVTGAAILLFGSIYLLFFSGSAVDGIRKLMLFTYGFIGQDMSGNTFYSLGYTTVITLIIALLPLFSLVIILALVTNWSQFGFLATPLKLDLQKLDPIKGLKGVFGLKKALEALKLTLKLIIIFAVMCVVFMLTYKAFLAMMDKELHATIYTIITLTGYFLAAILLIIIIFAIIDFYFTRYYFFKSLRMSKQEIKDEFKNMEGDPQVKGRIRRIQMQMAMKRMMSDVPEADVVITNPTHYAVALKYDNQVDNAPKVVAKGIDFIALKIKDIARDNSIPIIENPSLARSIYAQIEVDQEIPGEFYKAMAEIFSYVYELKNKKR